The following proteins are co-located in the Gloeocapsa sp. PCC 7428 genome:
- a CDS encoding glycoside hydrolase family 5 protein, whose protein sequence is MLNISWSPRIKSKKFWIFFSIGLLFVGILTLNSSPTLGVKEERFSRLTQGINLSHWFAQAPLTHKNFQTRVSVQDIQQIKKMGFRHVRVPIDPNVLFNEKQPEKLNQDNLKDFDRALDMILAENLGVIVDIHPQARFKQRLYNDVIFVNNVAKFWKSLAQHLSTRDPELVFLEVLNEPDVKDPKVWYSIQPKLLAAMRSGAPLHTLIASGNLRVGRNWDGIEALQLLSPIKDLNVIYNFHFYTPKPFVSQGATWGWDMLRYFRSVPYPSNPVSVASILPQIKNETARKRLQEYGKQRWNAQKLEELISNAAAWAKEHQVRLTCNEFGVYRRVAPPDDRNTWIRDVRSLLEKYNIGWSMWDYNHGFGVMKRVNGKSVPDLDTLQALFTEIDY, encoded by the coding sequence ATGCTCAATATAAGTTGGTCGCCTCGTATAAAAAGCAAAAAATTTTGGATTTTTTTTTCTATAGGATTATTATTTGTAGGAATATTAACACTTAACTCATCACCTACCTTAGGTGTGAAAGAGGAGCGCTTTTCTCGCCTTACTCAAGGTATTAATCTTTCACATTGGTTTGCTCAAGCTCCTTTAACTCATAAAAACTTTCAAACCCGTGTCTCTGTTCAAGATATACAGCAAATAAAAAAGATGGGATTTAGGCATGTGCGTGTACCTATAGATCCCAACGTCTTATTCAATGAAAAGCAGCCAGAAAAACTCAATCAAGATAATTTAAAAGACTTTGATAGAGCATTGGATATGATTCTGGCAGAAAATCTTGGAGTAATTGTAGATATTCATCCACAAGCTCGATTTAAACAACGCCTCTATAATGACGTTATCTTTGTAAATAATGTAGCTAAATTTTGGAAATCGTTGGCGCAGCATTTGAGTACAAGAGATCCGGAACTTGTTTTCTTGGAAGTACTTAATGAACCAGATGTCAAAGATCCTAAAGTTTGGTATAGTATCCAACCCAAACTACTAGCAGCAATGCGCTCTGGTGCGCCTTTACACACTTTAATTGCTAGTGGGAACCTTCGCGTAGGAAGAAATTGGGATGGTATCGAAGCCTTACAACTTTTATCTCCAATTAAAGATCTTAATGTAATCTATAACTTCCACTTCTACACACCAAAACCATTTGTTAGCCAAGGTGCAACTTGGGGATGGGATATGTTGCGGTATTTTCGTAGTGTTCCTTACCCTTCAAATCCAGTTTCAGTTGCGTCGATTTTGCCACAAATCAAGAATGAAACTGCGAGAAAGCGCTTACAAGAATATGGTAAACAACGGTGGAATGCTCAAAAGCTTGAAGAACTTATTAGTAATGCTGCTGCTTGGGCAAAAGAACATCAAGTACGCTTAACGTGTAATGAGTTTGGTGTTTATCGCAGAGTTGCTCCTCCAGACGATCGCAATACATGGATCCGCGATGTGCGATCGCTGCTTGAAAAATACAACATTGGTTGGTCTATGTGGGATTACAATCATGGCTTTGGTGTGATGAAACGAGTTAACGGAAAGTCTGTTCCTGATTTGGATACCTTACAAGCGTTATTTACTGAGATAGATTACTGA
- a CDS encoding alkaline phosphatase family protein: MKTPVIAIGLDAADNSLIEAWMSQGHLKNLCRLRQQGTYTHLRNFDHYRAETPWTTFLTGCSPQKTGYWAPVKLRQGSYDITEIGAYDFTEYPPFYALNENYRVAIFDVPHSRPSERVNGIQVHAWGAHSPLASTESQPPQVLHELERQHGKHPTLHKDFASCLDISALHRLSQGLITGISRRAAICQDLLQRESWDLFLTAFGETHSAAHYFWHLSQPDHPLYSLLADTTDDPLLAVFKAVDQAIGEILTQVPENAYVLVFSGHGMGSNVMDLPSMVFLPELLYRFNFPGRIGIAAGELETPLAPPLITGRAQRGSLGALWSLKYDRNPLRSFLRKNTPGKIFGRLEPYLNYFQQPDLVSPFQLQQQSEPLYYQPALWYKPLWSQMKAFALPSFSEGYIRINLQGREPTGIVTTAEYEAVCDELSQHLYRLIDARTGKPMVKQVIRTRQDATDNDPKLPDADLVVIWQEEHATDVVDSPTFGRIGPVPYFRTGSHRSRGFFLAKGPDIVPGSSLPVGHALDLAPTILNLMGAAIPEYCEGNSMLKTASALVG; the protein is encoded by the coding sequence ATGAAGACTCCTGTGATTGCTATTGGCTTAGATGCGGCAGATAATTCGCTGATTGAGGCATGGATGTCTCAAGGTCATCTCAAAAATCTTTGTCGCCTTCGCCAGCAGGGAACTTATACCCATTTACGCAATTTTGACCACTACAGAGCCGAGACGCCCTGGACAACTTTTTTGACAGGTTGTTCTCCGCAGAAAACAGGTTATTGGGCACCTGTAAAATTGCGTCAAGGCAGCTATGACATTACAGAAATTGGTGCGTACGATTTTACGGAATATCCTCCGTTTTACGCGCTTAACGAAAACTACCGAGTCGCAATTTTTGACGTACCGCACTCCCGACCCAGCGAACGAGTCAACGGGATACAGGTTCATGCTTGGGGAGCGCACTCTCCCTTAGCATCGACCGAATCACAACCGCCACAAGTGTTGCACGAGCTAGAACGTCAACATGGTAAACATCCCACCTTACACAAAGATTTTGCTAGCTGTTTAGATATTTCTGCTTTGCACCGTCTCAGTCAAGGGCTGATAACAGGAATCTCTCGTCGCGCTGCTATTTGTCAAGATTTGCTGCAACGAGAATCATGGGACTTATTTTTAACAGCCTTTGGTGAAACTCATTCAGCAGCACATTATTTCTGGCATCTTAGTCAACCAGATCACCCTTTATACTCCTTATTAGCTGATACGACTGACGATCCTCTACTCGCAGTTTTCAAAGCTGTCGATCAAGCGATCGGTGAAATCTTAACGCAAGTACCGGAGAATGCTTATGTCCTGGTGTTTTCTGGACACGGTATGGGTAGCAACGTCATGGATCTTCCCAGTATGGTGTTTCTACCAGAACTGCTGTATCGATTTAACTTTCCAGGTCGAATAGGAATAGCCGCAGGCGAATTAGAAACACCTCTTGCACCACCATTGATAACAGGACGTGCTCAGCGAGGTTCTCTCGGAGCACTTTGGAGTTTAAAGTACGATCGCAACCCATTGCGAAGCTTCTTGCGGAAAAATACTCCAGGTAAAATCTTTGGTCGCTTAGAGCCATATCTTAACTATTTCCAACAACCAGATTTAGTTTCTCCGTTTCAATTACAGCAGCAATCTGAGCCTCTGTACTATCAACCAGCACTTTGGTATAAACCTTTGTGGTCGCAAATGAAAGCGTTTGCACTACCAAGCTTTTCTGAAGGATATATTCGGATTAATCTACAAGGAAGAGAACCCACAGGAATTGTTACAACCGCCGAATATGAAGCAGTATGCGATGAACTGAGCCAACATCTGTATCGGCTCATCGATGCGCGCACGGGTAAGCCAATGGTTAAACAGGTCATTCGTACGCGTCAAGATGCCACTGATAACGATCCTAAGTTACCTGATGCTGATTTAGTCGTGATTTGGCAAGAAGAACACGCAACAGATGTCGTCGATAGCCCTACTTTTGGACGGATTGGACCTGTTCCTTATTTCCGCACAGGCAGCCATCGTTCCAGAGGCTTTTTCTTAGCAAAAGGTCCAGATATTGTTCCTGGTTCTAGTTTACCAGTAGGTCATGCACTCGATTTAGCACCGACAATTCTCAACCTTATGGGTGCTGCAATTCCTGAATATTGTGAAGGTAACTCAATGTTGAAAACAGCCTCTGCGTTGGTCGGCTAA
- the hepA gene encoding heterocyst formation ABC transporter subunit HepA, giving the protein MNKAVRLKPTLLSYRLLKATRFWRNNHLILRQFKHFRLVAIAAITFSLLAAVFEGVTIGLISLFLSNFAEPDNLANIQTKIRWVDTLFLSGTLSPLNRLYRVTALIFLAVWLRSSFIYLGNYYTSLSEINLTYRLRKQLFEQLHSLSLSFFAKKRLGELLNSLHNEVNQIRLACNVASIFIAKGFTLVVYVASMFWLSWQLTIISLLMFILLATGLATLRRQVRQASFENVQASQKFTSISAEFISGIRTVKAFSSLKYERKRFYNALDELFNANSKAKAAASVVQPLTEGVSTTVLLIILAVAVTLSFSDRDFQLASILTFVFILLRLAPVVAHLNGAWSRFTSFQGSLANIKELLRTDNKTYLQDGHIQFDGLKKAIAFKAVDFGYSPQNLVLQNITLTIKKGQTTALVGASGAGKSTLADLIPRFYDPIHGKILIDGIELQKFKMNSLRRKMAIVSQDTFIFNTSVRENITYGTENVDEAAVWEAARLANALEFILKLPDGLDTRLGDRGVLLSGGQRQRIAIARALLRNPEILILDEATSALDSVSERLIQESLEKLSVGRTVIAIAHRLSTIVKADSVVVLEQGRIVEQGGYQELLEKRGKLWNYHQLQYDFSKTKLD; this is encoded by the coding sequence TTGAATAAAGCTGTGCGCCTCAAACCAACATTATTGAGCTACAGGCTACTGAAAGCTACGAGATTCTGGAGAAATAACCACCTTATTCTCCGTCAGTTTAAACACTTCCGCCTCGTTGCGATCGCTGCCATTACATTTTCTTTACTTGCAGCAGTCTTTGAAGGAGTTACAATTGGTCTAATCTCGCTGTTTCTATCGAACTTTGCCGAGCCAGATAATCTTGCCAATATTCAAACAAAAATTCGCTGGGTAGACACTTTATTTTTAAGTGGAACTCTATCACCATTGAATAGGCTTTACCGAGTAACTGCTTTGATTTTTCTGGCTGTGTGGCTACGTTCTAGTTTCATTTATTTGGGAAACTATTATACTAGCCTTTCTGAAATTAATTTGACATATCGTTTACGCAAACAATTATTTGAACAGCTACACAGCCTGAGTCTAAGCTTCTTTGCTAAAAAGCGCCTTGGCGAGCTACTAAATAGCCTTCACAATGAAGTCAATCAAATTCGTTTAGCGTGTAATGTTGCCTCTATTTTTATCGCTAAAGGATTCACCTTAGTAGTATATGTAGCATCGATGTTTTGGTTGTCCTGGCAGCTAACTATTATTTCACTTTTAATGTTTATTTTGTTAGCTACAGGTTTAGCGACACTGCGAAGACAGGTAAGGCAAGCTAGTTTTGAAAATGTCCAAGCATCGCAAAAATTTACATCGATTTCAGCAGAATTTATCAGCGGAATACGTACTGTAAAAGCATTTTCATCACTTAAATATGAACGCAAGCGCTTTTATAATGCTCTTGATGAATTATTTAACGCGAATTCTAAAGCAAAAGCAGCTGCTTCAGTAGTACAGCCTCTAACAGAAGGAGTTTCGACAACTGTTTTATTAATTATTTTAGCTGTAGCAGTTACGCTTTCTTTTTCTGATCGAGATTTTCAGCTTGCCTCAATATTAACCTTTGTTTTTATATTATTACGTTTAGCACCCGTCGTTGCGCATTTAAACGGAGCTTGGTCAAGATTTACTAGTTTTCAGGGTTCATTGGCAAATATTAAAGAACTTCTAAGAACTGATAATAAAACTTATTTACAAGATGGTCATATTCAGTTTGATGGACTTAAAAAAGCTATTGCTTTTAAAGCAGTGGATTTCGGTTATAGTCCTCAAAACTTAGTATTGCAAAATATTACATTAACAATCAAAAAAGGACAGACGACTGCATTAGTTGGTGCTTCTGGTGCAGGTAAAAGTACGCTGGCAGACTTGATTCCGCGCTTTTACGATCCAATTCACGGCAAGATTTTAATTGACGGCATCGAGTTGCAGAAATTTAAAATGAATTCGCTACGACGCAAAATGGCAATCGTGAGCCAGGATACATTCATTTTTAATACTTCTGTACGGGAAAATATTACATATGGTACAGAGAATGTCGATGAAGCAGCTGTTTGGGAGGCGGCACGACTTGCGAATGCTTTGGAATTTATTCTCAAGCTACCTGATGGCTTAGATACGAGGCTAGGAGATCGCGGAGTGTTACTGTCTGGAGGTCAGCGCCAACGAATTGCGATCGCGCGTGCTTTGTTGCGTAATCCAGAAATCCTTATTCTCGATGAAGCAACGAGTGCGTTAGATTCAGTTTCAGAAAGATTAATTCAAGAATCGTTAGAAAAGCTTTCAGTTGGACGTACTGTGATTGCGATCGCACATCGTCTTTCTACTATTGTCAAAGCTGATTCTGTAGTAGTGCTTGAACAAGGTAGAATTGTGGAACAAGGAGGCTATCAAGAACTTTTAGAAAAACGAGGTAAACTGTGGAATTACCATCAGCTTCAGTACGACTTTAGTAAAACAAAACTTGATTAA